In the genome of Drosophila yakuba strain Tai18E2 chromosome 3R, Prin_Dyak_Tai18E2_2.1, whole genome shotgun sequence, one region contains:
- the LOC6535278 gene encoding zinc finger protein 8, with the protein MSTINLHPPQTYARLFRPWDSQRQAAASAPGTVKQEPEGITIKTELPSSSLGHDCDRDFSSASSSASSSSNSSKSCYEDVLNHSSYTRTSTPLLDAAPHPVFLHPQSPLDTHSSCTAPLATPPQHAPFLSAASDLYYAAAAAAAAAASTPTAVPGFGMDPFTMGLMEQEYARVMAEDAQLKALNSRKQRPKKFKCPNCDVAFSNNGQLKGHIRIHTGERPFKCDVSTCGKTFTRNEELTRHKRIHTGLRPYPCSACGKKFGRRDHLKKHMKTHMPMERQLGPSIFVPMYPYLYGY; encoded by the exons ATGTCAACGATTAACCTGCATCCACCGCAAACCTACGCGCGCCTTTTCCGACCCTGGGACAGTCAGCGCCAGGCGGCGGCGTCGGCGCCCGGGACAGTGAAGCAGGAGCCGGAGGGCATTACCATTAAGACGGAGCTGCCCAGCAGCAGTCTCGGCCACGACTGCGACAGGGACTTCTcctccgcatcctcatccgcgtcaagtagcagcaacagcagtaaGTCCTGCTACGAGGATGTCCTGAACCACAGCAGCTACACCCGTACCTCCACCCCGCTGCTGGACGCCGCCCCGCACCCTGTCTTTTTGCACCCCCAGTCGCCCTTGGACACGCACTCCTCCTGCACCGCACCTTTGGCTACCCCGCCCCAGCACGCACCATTTCTGTCGGCCGCCAGCGATCTCTACTacgctgccgccgccgcagcagccgctgcCGCCTCCACGCCTACTGCCGTCCCGGGCTTCGGCATGGACCCGTTCACTATGGGCCTGATGGAGCAGGAGTATGCCCGCGTAATGGCCGAGGACGCACAGTTGAAGGCGCTAAACAGCCGCAAGCAGCGGCCGAAGAAGTTCAAGTGCCCCAACTGCGACGTGGCCTTCTCAAACAACGGCCAGCTGAAAGGCCACATTCGCATCCACACCG GCGAACGCCCATTTAAGTGCGACGTGAGCACATGCGGCAAGACCTTCACCCGAAACGAGGAACTGACGCGCCACAAACGAATCCACACCGGACTGCGGCCGTATCCTTGCAGTGCCTGCGGAAAGAAGTTCGGCCGCCGCGACCACTTGAAGAAGCACATGAAGACGCACATGCCGATGGAGCGCCAGCTGGGCCCGTCCATCTTCGTGCCCATGTACCCATACCTTTATGGCTACTGA